The following DNA comes from Paenibacillus crassostreae.
ACACGTTCAGGGAAACCAGTGGGTATTTGCAAGTATTCCTCTTCTATTGATTCATTATAAAGTTCATCATAAGACTGCTGACTTAATTCCTCAACTGGAATGATAGGAACCTTGGAAGTAATGCTGTATGTTGAGGGATAGGTTGAATCATTCATTTGTTCATTCCAAAATAGTGCAGATTGCGCACTGTTCCATTGAAGTCCTTTCATTGCTTGCTCACCATTAATCGTTTCAATCGAGGAAATTTGATATGCTCCAAACAACACAGGATATACCGTATCACTAAGGAGTGTCATCGTCTGCTGTACTTCCTCCGTCTGGACTATAGGCTCCAAATCGCTCTCCAACGATTTCCCAACTTGAACATTGGAATAGGAATCATCGCTTGATTCATTCTCCCAACCAGTACCTGAATATAGTCTTCTCGTCTCACCACGCCAATAATTCCGGCTTGGTGAATTAACAGTCATGACCAAAGAATAATCGAACTCAAAAGCGCCACCTAGCTGATTATCTTCACGACTGTATCCAGATATGGAGGGCTGCGCATTAACCTCTTCAAGAAATGCTTGTTGTGCCGGTCCACCTGGACTCGCTTTCCACTCTCTCCAAACCGTGTAAGGATCAGTGATTATAGGCGATATACTCGGCATATTAATACCTAATAGAAAGATCACAGAGAACACAAGTACAATATGGGCTGCCATCTCAAAAGGATAATGAAGTAGATGCTTCCAACCCTGAGGGTATTTCTGTTTAAACTTCTGAAAATGATGACTAACCAACCAACCTAGCATTGCAAATGCCATCCATGCTGCTTCATCCCATAGAATGATAGATGTGAAGGAATCTAAGATTGCCAATGCAATCATATTTAGTCCCATAAATATAATAATCCAGAGCTTACTCACAATAAATTTTGCTATGAATAAACATAATACAGCCGTAATAAGGACAAACCAGATATAAGGGTATGAAACAGTTATAAATTGTTCAATTCGATGATTCAGTTCACCTACAGGACTGAACACAGCAAATTCAATGAGTGTACGGTAAAGCAATAGAAGTATCAGCGTACATTCTATAAGTATGCGATAGACTCTTTTCAAGGGTAACAATATTTCTATGATTGCTATGATAATAACTGTTCTTTCTACCAATAGAGTAGTCTCTTCAAACCACACAGGTTCTGTAAATGACAACCACTGTTTCACAACAATCCAAATCCAAAGGAAGGTGAACGAAGCTAACCAATCATATCTCCAAAGATGCTTAAGCTTTGTCATATGAATTCCCTCCTATTGCACTTGGTAATTCCTGAAGTGTAGAAAAAGAGCTCCCTAGAATCCCTCGTGTCCTTAGTATAGAAATCCAATCATTCGTAAGATCCTTACGGTTAAGACTTTGAACATACAAGTGAGATGGATTCATTCCATGCGAGGTTGCCCAACGAATCAATTCCATCACAGGTTGTCCTTTCATTGGGCTAATAAGAACAAAATATGACCCTTGTGGAAATAACCGTGCTGCTGATTCCAACTTCGGAAATAATTTACCTATTCCATCAGCTTGAATATCTACTAAATGATGTAGCATCTTTTGC
Coding sequences within:
- a CDS encoding DUF4129 domain-containing transglutaminase family protein — protein: MTKLKHLWRYDWLASFTFLWIWIVVKQWLSFTEPVWFEETTLLVERTVIIIAIIEILLPLKRVYRILIECTLILLLLYRTLIEFAVFSPVGELNHRIEQFITVSYPYIWFVLITAVLCLFIAKFIVSKLWIIIFMGLNMIALAILDSFTSIILWDEAAWMAFAMLGWLVSHHFQKFKQKYPQGWKHLLHYPFEMAAHIVLVFSVIFLLGINMPSISPIITDPYTVWREWKASPGGPAQQAFLEEVNAQPSISGYSREDNQLGGAFEFDYSLVMTVNSPSRNYWRGETRRLYSGTGWENESSDDSYSNVQVGKSLESDLEPIVQTEEVQQTMTLLSDTVYPVLFGAYQISSIETINGEQAMKGLQWNSAQSALFWNEQMNDSTYPSTYSITSKVPIIPVEELSQQSYDELYNESIEEEYLQIPTGFPERVTELAISVTQSAETPYDKMALLQAYLQTNYEYTNTPDVTRKISNDFVDSFLFEIREGYCDYFSTSIVMMARSLDIPARWVKGYAPGSQPEMEDFRMMQQGNMNTGVYTVSNADAHSWAEVYFGPYGWIPIEATPGFNMPLLTELDSEELNEMNQQEDQELSNDEKIRSTESKITTAWIKGISITAVTLLLLWLGYVVWRSRHSMYFLWLRLRHGKELTSGEKVVVETERWIAYLHKRGMKRQMHETLRESVMKWQQYEPALGPLLQNLLQLFEKAKYSPESVAAGEWREVQRIGKQLNLELTTKRKI